One Methylocapsa sp. D3K7 DNA window includes the following coding sequences:
- the lpdA gene encoding dihydrolipoyl dehydrogenase, with protein MAYDLIIIGTGPGGYVCAIRAAQLGLKVAVVEKRKTFGGTCLNIGCIPSKALLQASEKFHEAAHDLAGFGVIIDTPQLDLAAMMKHKDDTVAANVNGVGFLFKKNKIDSFFGTGTITAPGVVEVAASDGSTQKVEAKNIVIATGSDVVQLPGIAIDEKTIVSSTGALSLERVPKKLLIIGAGVIGLELGSVWGRLGAEVTIVEFLDRILLGTDAEVAKQFQRMLEKQGFHFHLGHKVIKVEKTAADLSVHIEPSTGGDATVLAADSVLVAIGRRPVTDGLGLEAVGVAQERGRVIIDDHFATNVPGIYAIGDVVRGPMLAHKAEDEGIAVAEILAGQHGHVNYGVIPSVVYTVPEIASVGATEEDLKAKGIAYKSGKFPFTANGRARAMRHTEGFVKILADAATDRVLGVHIIGAAAGELIAEACVLMEFGGSAEDLARTCHAHPTLSEAVREAALGVDKRSIHI; from the coding sequence ATGGCCTATGATCTTATCATTATCGGAACCGGCCCCGGCGGCTATGTCTGCGCGATCCGGGCGGCGCAGCTCGGCCTCAAGGTCGCGGTTGTCGAAAAGCGCAAGACGTTTGGCGGAACCTGCCTCAACATCGGCTGCATCCCCTCGAAGGCACTGCTTCAGGCTTCGGAAAAGTTTCACGAAGCCGCGCATGATCTTGCCGGGTTCGGTGTCATCATCGACACGCCGCAGCTCGACCTTGCTGCGATGATGAAGCACAAGGACGACACCGTTGCAGCCAACGTCAACGGGGTCGGCTTTCTCTTCAAGAAGAACAAGATCGACTCATTCTTCGGCACCGGGACGATTACCGCGCCGGGCGTTGTCGAAGTTGCGGCGAGCGATGGGTCCACCCAAAAAGTCGAGGCAAAAAATATCGTCATCGCCACCGGCTCCGATGTCGTGCAACTTCCAGGCATCGCCATCGACGAGAAAACCATCGTCTCCTCGACCGGCGCGCTATCGCTGGAGCGCGTCCCCAAAAAGCTTCTCATCATTGGCGCCGGCGTGATCGGTCTCGAACTCGGCTCGGTCTGGGGCCGGCTTGGCGCCGAGGTGACCATCGTCGAATTCTTGGACCGGATTTTGCTGGGCACCGACGCCGAAGTCGCCAAACAGTTTCAGCGCATGCTGGAGAAACAAGGGTTTCATTTCCATCTCGGCCACAAGGTGATCAAGGTCGAAAAAACCGCGGCGGATCTTTCCGTCCACATCGAGCCTTCGACGGGGGGCGATGCCACCGTGCTCGCGGCCGACAGCGTGCTCGTTGCGATCGGCCGGCGGCCTGTCACCGACGGGCTTGGCTTGGAGGCAGTTGGTGTCGCGCAGGAGCGGGGGCGGGTCATCATTGATGATCATTTCGCGACCAACGTCCCCGGCATTTACGCCATCGGCGATGTCGTGCGCGGCCCGATGCTCGCCCATAAGGCCGAGGATGAAGGCATCGCCGTCGCCGAGATCCTCGCGGGCCAACATGGGCACGTCAATTACGGGGTCATTCCGTCCGTCGTCTATACCGTGCCGGAGATCGCCTCTGTCGGCGCCACCGAGGAAGATCTCAAGGCCAAGGGCATTGCGTATAAGTCAGGAAAATTCCCGTTCACCGCCAATGGCCGCGCGCGGGCGATGCGGCATACGGAAGGCTTTGTCAAAATCCTCGCCGACGCGGCAACCGACCGCGTGCTTGGTGTCCACATCATCGGTGCCGCGGCGGGCGAATTGATCGCCGAAGCCTGCGTGCTGATGGAATTCGGCGGCTCGGCGGAAGATCTTGCCCGCACCTGCCACGCCCATCCGACGCTCTCGGAAGCCGTCCGCGAAGCCGCACTCGGGGTGGACAAGCGGTCGATCCATATTTGA
- a CDS encoding alpha/beta hydrolase, with amino-acid sequence MTKTGIDAIRELLRSKPRPVGLGERRERLDSIGSVHPIASDISIEAGHAGAVPIEWSLAPGSDPSRVLLYFHGGGYISGSIVSHRGMVVEAGRAAGVRTLAVGYRLAPEHPFPAALEDARAAYDFLLAQGIAPHHIAFAGDSAGGGLSLALLTTLRDAGQQLPGCAWLVSPWVDLEMRGESLKTKADADPLIQKPYLEELAAAYLGGTDPANPLVSPLRADLSGLPPLLVQVGSAETLLDDAVRISSRAGSADVQVTLEIWPHMIHAWHLWAAELEEGRLALDSAGRFIKARL; translated from the coding sequence ATGACGAAAACCGGAATTGATGCGATTCGCGAGCTTTTGCGCTCGAAGCCGAGGCCAGTGGGTCTCGGCGAGCGGCGGGAGCGCCTCGATTCCATCGGCTCCGTTCATCCAATCGCTTCCGATATTTCAATCGAGGCGGGGCACGCCGGAGCCGTTCCCATTGAGTGGTCCTTGGCGCCGGGCAGCGATCCCTCGCGCGTTCTTCTTTATTTTCACGGCGGCGGTTATATATCGGGCTCTATCGTCAGCCATCGCGGCATGGTCGTGGAGGCCGGACGGGCGGCGGGCGTGCGAACATTGGCCGTCGGTTACCGGCTCGCACCGGAACACCCATTTCCGGCCGCGCTTGAAGATGCTCGCGCGGCCTATGACTTTCTCCTTGCGCAAGGCATTGCCCCTCACCACATCGCCTTTGCGGGAGACAGCGCCGGTGGTGGACTTTCGCTGGCGTTGCTGACCACGCTGCGGGATGCCGGTCAACAATTGCCAGGATGCGCCTGGCTTGTCTCCCCCTGGGTCGATCTTGAAATGAGGGGGGAAAGCCTCAAGACCAAGGCCGATGCCGATCCGCTGATTCAAAAGCCCTATCTCGAGGAACTCGCCGCCGCCTATCTTGGCGGCACGGATCCGGCAAACCCACTCGTCTCCCCGCTACGCGCAGACCTCTCAGGGCTGCCGCCGCTGCTGGTGCAGGTGGGCTCCGCCGAGACCCTGCTCGACGACGCTGTCCGCATCTCATCTCGCGCGGGCAGTGCCGATGTCCAGGTAACACTCGAGATTTGGCCCCACATGATTCATGCTTGGCATCTTTGGGCCGCCGAACTCGAAGAGGGGCGCCTGGCGCTTGACTCGGCCGGCCGCTTTATCAAAGCTAGGCTTTGA
- a CDS encoding helix-turn-helix transcriptional regulator produces the protein MHMMSPFKHPIFVRDRDNEDRAQAKLLGRVMACAGFGLVLVAADRTIFYANDSGRTLLHAGGGLRCEHNVLGADDPRMAKKLQSLIESASRHTDTPGQGGALILRDCEGMPSLVVHVIPLGPHSDPETGDDRPVAGLIIADWRLKTTDRIKVFAELFALTSGEARVVAQLVSGHGLGKAAARLDIAESTVRSHLTHIMEKTGAHRQAELVKLFYEVTLPKYGDTKGKEFGTMALMEMPTQPTDRAESLAQSLALIKRPAESSARRPSSSSAAQRCQA, from the coding sequence ATGCACATGATGAGTCCTTTCAAACACCCCATCTTCGTCAGGGACCGCGACAACGAGGATAGGGCGCAAGCGAAACTCTTGGGGCGAGTGATGGCTTGTGCCGGCTTCGGTTTGGTCCTCGTCGCGGCGGACCGGACCATTTTTTACGCCAATGATTCAGGGCGGACTCTTTTGCATGCGGGCGGCGGCCTGCGGTGCGAGCATAACGTCCTTGGCGCCGACGATCCAAGAATGGCCAAAAAATTGCAATCGCTGATCGAATCCGCTTCCCGGCACACGGATACGCCGGGACAAGGAGGCGCGCTTATCCTCCGCGATTGCGAAGGCATGCCTTCACTCGTCGTGCATGTGATTCCGCTTGGCCCGCATTCTGATCCTGAAACGGGCGATGACCGCCCCGTGGCGGGTCTCATCATCGCCGACTGGCGGCTCAAGACGACCGATCGGATCAAGGTCTTTGCGGAGCTCTTCGCCTTGACGTCTGGAGAAGCGCGGGTCGTCGCCCAACTGGTGTCCGGCCACGGCCTGGGAAAAGCCGCGGCTCGACTCGATATTGCCGAATCGACGGTGCGGTCGCATCTGACCCACATTATGGAAAAGACGGGCGCCCACCGGCAGGCCGAGCTTGTGAAACTTTTTTACGAAGTGACACTGCCTAAGTATGGGGACACCAAAGGCAAGGAATTTGGCACTATGGCGCTCATGGAGATGCCAACACAACCGACTGATCGCGCCGAAAGTCTGGCTCAAAGCCTAGCTTTGATAAAGCGGCCGGCCGAGTCAAGCGCCAGGCGCCCCTCTTCGAGTTCGGCGGCCCAAAGATGCCAAGCATGA
- a CDS encoding heme-binding protein, with the protein MFVKNALTLADAKQIAAAAEAEALKNKWSVTIAVLDDGGNLLYLQRLDDAPLGSVTVAQEKARTALLFKRPTKAIEEIVAGGRLVMLTLPGATPIEGGLPLLNKGQVVGAIGVSGVQSSQDGQIAGAGVEIAAKL; encoded by the coding sequence ATGTTTGTGAAAAACGCCCTGACCCTCGCCGATGCCAAGCAGATCGCCGCCGCTGCGGAGGCCGAAGCGCTGAAGAACAAATGGAGCGTGACGATTGCCGTGCTCGATGACGGCGGCAATCTTTTGTACCTGCAGCGGCTCGACGACGCGCCACTAGGCTCTGTCACTGTTGCGCAGGAAAAGGCGCGCACCGCGCTTTTGTTTAAACGGCCGACGAAAGCGATCGAGGAAATTGTCGCGGGTGGCCGCCTGGTGATGCTGACCCTGCCCGGCGCGACACCGATCGAAGGCGGGCTGCCATTATTGAACAAGGGCCAGGTCGTCGGCGCGATTGGCGTCTCGGGCGTGCAATCCTCGCAGGACGGACAGATCGCCGGGGCTGGCGTTGAGATTGCCGCGAAGTTGTAA
- a CDS encoding helix-turn-helix transcriptional regulator: MANAPRKIFAGPRLKRLRRDRHLTQAAMSAELDVSPSYLNLMERNQRPITVQVLIKLTDVYGVDPRDFMEMEDEQSVSEMEQILADPLFREAGVPRAEVRDAAENSPALLAAMARLYRAYSAAREATEAGATAASDRDRAEPVLGESPIDRNRAILQEARNHFPELEDAAETFASELPTTGGDLFLFLSEHLRSRYGIRVRVLPIDVMGDRLRWYDHHRRQLMMSEAVEPPGRTFQAAYQLAFSQFGELLNGISLRLEPADEMSRRLLRITLANYFAGALMMPYGRFQEAAELAGYDVEILAARFGASFEQVAHRLTTLGRASARGVPFFLIRVDMAGNVSKRFSSSRFPFANSGGTCALWNVHATFTEPGKILTQAIELPDGSQWFSIARTVRRSLSPFGAIAPRFAIGLGCEIKYAKRLVYAKRLDVNAIEAAPIGINCRLCDRPACPQRAAPPALRPLSVDESMRSISPFTFKDV; encoded by the coding sequence ATGGCCAATGCCCCCCGGAAAATTTTCGCTGGCCCCCGCCTCAAGAGGCTGCGCCGGGACCGCCATCTGACCCAAGCGGCGATGTCGGCCGAGCTTGACGTTTCGCCCAGCTATTTGAACCTGATGGAGCGCAACCAGCGCCCGATCACCGTCCAGGTGCTGATCAAGCTGACCGACGTTTATGGCGTCGACCCGCGCGACTTCATGGAGATGGAGGACGAGCAGTCCGTCAGCGAAATGGAGCAAATTCTCGCCGATCCGCTGTTTCGCGAGGCCGGGGTTCCGCGCGCCGAGGTGCGGGACGCGGCCGAGAACTCGCCCGCCCTCCTTGCGGCGATGGCCCGTCTCTACCGCGCCTATTCGGCGGCGCGGGAAGCCACCGAGGCGGGCGCCACGGCGGCGAGCGACCGCGACCGCGCCGAACCCGTTCTGGGCGAGAGCCCGATCGACCGCAACCGTGCCATCCTGCAGGAGGCGCGCAACCATTTCCCAGAACTGGAAGACGCCGCCGAAACCTTTGCCTCAGAGCTTCCAACGACCGGAGGCGATCTGTTCCTTTTCCTTTCCGAGCATTTGCGGAGCCGTTACGGCATCCGCGTGCGTGTGCTGCCGATTGACGTCATGGGCGACCGGCTTCGCTGGTACGATCATCACCGCCGCCAATTGATGATGTCGGAAGCCGTCGAGCCGCCGGGCCGGACGTTTCAGGCAGCCTATCAGCTCGCCTTCAGCCAATTCGGCGAATTGTTGAACGGGATTTCCCTGCGGCTTGAGCCGGCCGACGAAATGAGCCGCCGCTTGCTGCGGATCACGCTTGCCAATTATTTCGCTGGGGCGCTGATGATGCCCTATGGCCGCTTCCAGGAAGCCGCCGAGCTCGCGGGCTATGACGTCGAGATTCTGGCGGCGCGCTTTGGCGCGAGTTTCGAGCAGGTAGCACATCGCTTGACGACGCTCGGCCGCGCCAGCGCCCGCGGGGTGCCGTTTTTTCTCATTCGCGTGGACATGGCCGGCAATGTTTCGAAACGGTTTTCGTCGAGCCGGTTTCCCTTCGCCAACTCAGGCGGCACCTGCGCCTTGTGGAATGTCCATGCGACCTTCACCGAGCCCGGCAAAATCTTGACGCAGGCGATCGAACTTCCCGACGGCTCGCAATGGTTTTCGATCGCCCGCACGGTGCGGCGTTCGCTCAGCCCCTTCGGCGCAATCGCGCCGCGCTTTGCGATCGGGCTTGGCTGCGAGATCAAATATGCCAAGCGGCTCGTCTATGCCAAGCGGCTCGATGTCAATGCGATTGAGGCGGCGCCGATTGGGATCAACTGCCGTCTCTGCGACCGCCCCGCCTGCCCGCAGCGCGCGGCGCCCCCGGCGCTCCGCCCGCTCAGCGTCGACGAATCGATGCGCAGCATCTCGCCCTTTACATTCAAGGACGTGTGA
- a CDS encoding isocitrate lyase translates to MNYQSPIAQPNEYQSHIAEVKQLVKSKNGTWDAINAESVARMRLQNRFQTGLDIARYTAAIMRKDMAAYDADPALYTQSLGCWHGFIGQQKMISVKKHFGTTDRRYLYLSGWMVAALRSDFGPLPDQSMHEKTSVPALIEELYTFLRQADARELGGMFRAIDAARKAGDAAKEKELLAAVDNYQTHVVPIIADIDAGFGNAEATYLLAKKMIEAGACALQIENQVSDEKQCGHQDGKVTVPHEVFLAKVRACRYAFLELGVEEGIIVTRTDSLGAGLTQQIAVSHEPGDLGDQYNAFLDCEEVAPGDARNGDVILNRNGKLLRPKRLPSNLYQFRSGTGADRCVLDSITSLQNGADLLWIETEKPHVEQIASMMDKIRAVIPNAKLVYNNSPSFNWTLNFRQQVYDAWKASGKDVSKYDRAGLMSVDYDGSDLAAEADERIRTFQADGSKRAGIFHHLITLPTYHTAALSTDNLAKEYFGAQGMLGYVKNVQRKEIRESIACVRHQNMAGSDMGDDHKEYFAGEAALKAGGAHNTMNQFG, encoded by the coding sequence ATGAATTATCAAAGCCCGATCGCCCAGCCGAACGAATATCAAAGCCATATTGCCGAGGTGAAGCAGCTCGTCAAAAGCAAGAACGGCACCTGGGACGCCATCAACGCCGAATCCGTGGCGCGGATGCGCCTGCAAAACCGTTTCCAGACGGGTCTCGACATCGCCCGCTATACGGCCGCGATCATGCGCAAGGACATGGCGGCCTATGACGCCGACCCGGCCCTTTACACCCAGTCGCTCGGCTGCTGGCACGGGTTCATCGGCCAACAGAAGATGATCTCCGTCAAGAAGCATTTTGGCACGACCGACCGACGCTATCTGTATCTCTCCGGCTGGATGGTCGCCGCGCTGCGCTCCGATTTCGGCCCCCTGCCGGATCAGTCGATGCATGAGAAAACCTCCGTGCCGGCGCTGATCGAGGAGCTTTACACCTTTTTGCGCCAGGCGGACGCCCGCGAACTCGGCGGCATGTTCCGCGCGATCGACGCCGCCCGCAAGGCCGGCGACGCCGCCAAGGAAAAAGAATTGCTGGCGGCCGTCGACAATTATCAGACCCATGTCGTGCCGATCATCGCCGACATCGACGCGGGCTTCGGCAATGCGGAAGCGACCTATCTGCTCGCCAAGAAGATGATCGAGGCGGGCGCCTGCGCGCTGCAGATCGAAAACCAGGTGTCCGACGAAAAGCAATGCGGCCACCAGGACGGCAAGGTCACCGTCCCGCATGAAGTGTTCCTCGCGAAGGTGCGCGCCTGCCGCTACGCCTTCCTGGAACTCGGCGTGGAAGAGGGCATTATCGTCACCCGCACGGACTCGCTCGGCGCCGGTCTCACCCAGCAGATCGCCGTCAGCCACGAGCCGGGCGATCTCGGCGACCAATACAATGCCTTCCTCGACTGCGAGGAAGTTGCGCCTGGCGATGCCCGCAACGGCGACGTCATCCTCAACCGCAACGGCAAACTGCTGCGGCCGAAGCGTCTCCCCAGCAACCTCTATCAGTTCCGCTCCGGCACCGGCGCGGACCGTTGCGTGCTCGACTCCATCACCTCGCTGCAGAACGGCGCCGACCTCCTATGGATCGAAACCGAAAAGCCGCATGTGGAGCAGATCGCCAGCATGATGGACAAGATTCGCGCCGTCATTCCCAACGCCAAGCTGGTGTACAACAATTCGCCGTCCTTCAACTGGACATTGAATTTCCGCCAGCAGGTGTATGATGCCTGGAAAGCGAGCGGCAAGGATGTGTCGAAATATGACCGCGCGGGTCTGATGAGCGTCGATTATGACGGCAGCGATCTCGCCGCCGAGGCCGACGAGCGCATTCGCACCTTCCAGGCGGACGGTTCGAAGCGGGCTGGCATTTTCCACCACCTCATCACGCTGCCGACCTATCACACGGCGGCGCTGTCGACCGACAATCTGGCGAAGGAATATTTTGGCGCGCAGGGCATGCTCGGCTATGTCAAAAATGTTCAGCGCAAGGAAATCCGTGAGAGCATCGCGTGTGTGAGACATCAGAACATGGCGGGCTCCGACATGGGCGATGATCACAAGGAATATTTTGCTGGCGAGGCGGCCCTCAAGGCCGGCGGCGCCCACAACACGATGAACCAGTTCGGTTAA
- a CDS encoding retron Ec67 family RNA-directed DNA polymerase/endonuclease, giving the protein MSILNAVRTAKTRYDVAALLGYKPSALSFIVYKIPKAAKYTSFDIKKKGGGDRRIDAPIPMLKGLQKRFADVLYECLHELEESEKRENKLSHAFRRDYSIITNAKAHKSRRYVLNLDLKNFFPSLHFGRVRGFFINNNQFRLAEPVATVLAQIACNDGVLPQGSPCSPILSELLTHFLDMRLVKLAARNKCAYTRYADDITLSTSQEKFPTALAVAIGEAWVLGDELKSRIEDGGFTINDAKTRMQVRGSRQTVTGLTVNEKVNVPQRYYKLARAMTNSFLTTGTYKRGGVDDTSVQRLEGILNHIYHIRERQTDLEIEAEKNKEKQHKLHTDRTKQKNEYPSAIRLVYCRLVFFKHFIDPPKPLIICEGPTDPIYLKSAIRKLATGHPKLASSNEGKLSINVNFFKYSKQSKDLLQLRGGSSDLKFFLEAWKDNLAKYRHRPMKHPVIVLIDNDDGATQIFKLLQSKKFGITINHATDLPFYYLGGPLYLIKTPTRGPDNKSRPEDFFDQALLATKINGKTFNADKEHEASGEYGKVIFADRVVRLQAGTIDFSGFDPLLTRIETVLDDYAKLKAAATMSASPTPFNPSPAAAVPSKTV; this is encoded by the coding sequence TTGTCGATACTTAACGCCGTTCGCACAGCAAAAACCCGATATGATGTTGCGGCGCTGCTTGGCTACAAGCCGAGCGCCCTCTCCTTCATCGTCTATAAAATTCCGAAGGCGGCGAAATACACGAGCTTCGACATCAAAAAGAAAGGCGGCGGCGACCGCCGCATCGACGCGCCGATTCCGATGCTCAAGGGCTTGCAGAAGCGGTTCGCCGACGTTCTTTACGAATGCCTGCACGAGCTTGAAGAATCCGAGAAACGCGAGAACAAGTTGTCGCACGCGTTTCGCAGGGACTATTCGATCATCACAAATGCGAAAGCGCACAAATCGCGCCGGTATGTGCTGAATCTCGACCTGAAGAATTTCTTTCCGAGTTTGCACTTCGGTCGTGTGCGCGGCTTCTTTATCAATAACAATCAATTTAGGCTGGCGGAACCGGTTGCGACCGTCCTCGCCCAAATCGCTTGCAATGATGGGGTCTTGCCGCAGGGAAGCCCATGCTCTCCTATCCTGTCCGAACTACTAACCCATTTTCTCGATATGCGACTGGTCAAGCTGGCCGCAAGAAACAAATGTGCTTACACCCGCTATGCGGACGACATCACTTTGTCGACTAGTCAGGAGAAATTTCCTACGGCCTTGGCAGTAGCGATAGGCGAAGCCTGGGTGCTGGGTGATGAGTTAAAATCGCGCATCGAGGATGGGGGCTTCACCATCAACGATGCCAAAACCCGCATGCAGGTGCGAGGTAGCCGTCAAACCGTGACAGGCCTCACGGTCAACGAGAAGGTCAACGTGCCGCAGCGTTACTACAAACTTGCGCGTGCGATGACAAATTCATTTCTCACTACCGGCACCTATAAGCGCGGCGGCGTGGATGACACTTCCGTGCAACGCCTAGAGGGCATTCTTAACCATATCTATCACATCCGAGAACGACAAACTGATCTTGAGATTGAAGCTGAAAAGAACAAGGAAAAACAGCACAAGCTGCACACTGATCGTACTAAACAAAAAAATGAGTATCCCTCAGCCATTCGCCTCGTCTACTGTCGGCTCGTATTCTTCAAACACTTCATCGATCCGCCCAAACCGCTCATCATCTGCGAAGGACCTACCGATCCGATCTATCTTAAGAGCGCGATCCGCAAGCTGGCGACAGGACACCCGAAGCTCGCGTCGTCCAATGAAGGCAAGCTTTCTATCAACGTGAACTTTTTTAAATATTCAAAGCAATCGAAAGACCTTCTGCAGCTACGAGGCGGTTCCTCTGACCTCAAATTTTTTCTTGAAGCGTGGAAGGACAACTTAGCTAAATACAGGCACCGTCCGATGAAGCACCCGGTGATCGTGCTTATCGACAACGACGATGGTGCCACGCAGATTTTCAAACTGCTTCAGAGCAAGAAGTTCGGCATTACCATTAATCACGCGACGGACCTGCCATTCTACTATCTAGGCGGCCCGCTCTATCTAATAAAGACGCCAACCAGGGGGCCCGACAACAAGTCCCGCCCGGAAGATTTTTTCGATCAAGCTCTGCTTGCAACAAAAATCAACGGCAAGACCTTCAACGCTGACAAGGAGCACGAGGCCTCTGGCGAGTACGGCAAAGTCATCTTTGCCGACCGCGTTGTGCGGCTGCAAGCGGGCACCATCGACTTTTCGGGCTTTGATCCACTTCTCACGCGTATCGAAACCGTGCTCGATGATTACGCTAAACTCAAAGCTGCTGCCACAATGTCTGCATCGCCGACACCCTTCAATCCATCACCTGCAGCGGCAGTGCCTTCGAAAACGGTATAG
- a CDS encoding alkaline phosphatase family protein — translation MTSKPLFKSLCLATSAFCTQIFTPVLATPLPTTPIQHVIIIVGENHTFDNLFGTYKPAAGQTIDNLISKGIVNADGTPGPHFDKAKQAIGRDEIHYSTKTVTTGAYATLPQPYTTYGLGLPQGVLDTRFPANLPNGPYQISKYVPYSAYTGDPVHRFFQMWQDYDGGKLDKFVWVEETIGTGSNGAPPPAGGFNPMEGAISMGFYNMNPFTDATGKAQPGDAAIFKSLADQYAISDNCHQAIMGGTGANFQALVSGHAAFFTNTNLDGTAAVPFSNQIENPDPVAGTNNYYTQDGYSGGSYVNCSDSRAPGVAAVSVQNLRAGASTNCAPNHYYLVNNYNMYWNQTSSNPRTLGPASFTLPPQSIPTIADVMTAKGVSWKYYSGDRGDDPTNFATSVDGVPLLFHSYCGICDPLTGYLSIMKNPSEEAKLQNYGAFLNDVKNGTLPAVSFVRPFEALAGHPADSTTDLYELFLQSLIEQVKSNATLWASTAIFITTDEGGGYYDSGYIQPLDFFGDGTRIPFIVVSPFAKRGYVDHTYYDHVSLLKFIEKNWTLPPISRLSRDRLPNPVAERGNAYVPKNSPAIGDLMNFFKF, via the coding sequence ATGACATCGAAGCCGCTTTTCAAATCGCTGTGCCTTGCGACGAGCGCGTTTTGCACGCAGATATTCACGCCGGTTCTCGCAACGCCGCTCCCAACAACGCCGATCCAGCATGTGATCATCATTGTCGGCGAAAATCACACCTTCGACAATCTCTTCGGCACCTATAAGCCGGCGGCCGGCCAAACGATCGACAATCTCATAAGCAAAGGCATCGTCAATGCCGACGGTACGCCTGGCCCGCATTTCGATAAGGCGAAACAGGCGATCGGACGCGACGAGATTCATTACAGTACGAAGACCGTTACGACCGGCGCCTACGCGACGCTGCCGCAGCCCTATACGACCTATGGCCTCGGGTTGCCGCAAGGCGTTCTCGATACGCGGTTTCCCGCCAATCTGCCGAACGGTCCCTATCAGATTAGCAAATATGTGCCTTACTCCGCCTATACGGGTGATCCTGTCCATCGCTTCTTTCAGATGTGGCAGGACTATGATGGCGGCAAGCTCGACAAATTCGTTTGGGTCGAGGAAACCATCGGCACCGGATCGAACGGCGCGCCTCCCCCGGCCGGAGGGTTCAATCCCATGGAAGGCGCCATCTCGATGGGCTTCTACAATATGAACCCTTTTACCGATGCCACTGGCAAAGCGCAGCCTGGCGATGCGGCCATCTTCAAATCGCTCGCCGACCAATATGCGATCAGCGATAATTGCCACCAAGCGATCATGGGCGGCACGGGAGCCAATTTTCAGGCGCTCGTTTCAGGCCATGCAGCCTTCTTCACCAACACCAATCTCGACGGCACCGCCGCCGTGCCGTTCAGCAATCAGATCGAAAATCCAGATCCGGTCGCCGGAACCAACAATTACTACACCCAAGACGGCTATAGCGGCGGTTCCTATGTGAACTGCTCCGATTCGAGGGCGCCAGGCGTTGCCGCGGTGAGCGTACAGAACCTTCGCGCCGGTGCCAGCACCAACTGCGCCCCGAACCATTATTATCTGGTCAACAACTACAATATGTATTGGAACCAGACGAGCAGCAACCCAAGGACTCTCGGTCCGGCGTCTTTCACTTTGCCGCCGCAGAGCATCCCGACCATCGCCGATGTCATGACCGCGAAAGGCGTATCGTGGAAATATTACAGCGGCGATCGCGGCGACGATCCCACCAACTTCGCCACTTCGGTCGATGGCGTGCCTTTGCTGTTCCATTCCTACTGCGGTATTTGTGATCCGCTCACCGGCTATTTGAGCATCATGAAAAATCCGTCGGAGGAAGCGAAATTACAAAATTACGGTGCGTTCTTGAACGATGTGAAGAACGGGACGCTGCCCGCTGTGTCTTTTGTTCGTCCGTTCGAGGCCTTGGCCGGACATCCCGCCGATTCGACCACCGACCTTTACGAGCTTTTCCTCCAGTCGTTGATCGAGCAAGTCAAAAGCAACGCAACACTTTGGGCCTCGACGGCCATCTTCATCACCACCGATGAAGGCGGCGGTTATTATGATTCAGGCTATATCCAGCCGCTCGATTTCTTTGGCGACGGGACGCGCATTCCCTTCATTGTGGTGTCGCCCTTTGCGAAAAGGGGATATGTCGATCACACCTATTACGACCATGTCTCGCTGTTGAAGTTCATCGAGAAGAACTGGACTCTGCCCCCCATTTCGCGTCTGAGCCGCGACAGATTGCCAAACCCGGTCGCTGAACGTGGAAACGCTTATGTGCCTAAAAACTCTCCCGCCATTGGCGATCTCATGAACTTCTTCAAGTTCTGA